Genomic window (Pristis pectinata isolate sPriPec2 chromosome 38, sPriPec2.1.pri, whole genome shotgun sequence):
GCCCCTGGCTATCTCCTTGACCAGCAGGAGAGTAAATCACACCCCTCACCCGGGGACAGTACACACACCATCTCAGCTGTGTGGGAAACcgctccacccctgccccaacATGGGTTTCACTCCAACACCCCCTCACTCCTGCCCCAATGGAGGTATcgctccaccaccccctcactcccctctcccactggggaTTCACACCAACACCTGCCCCACTGGGGTATCGAtccaccaccccctcactccTGCCCCACTAGGGTATCgatccaccaccccctcacccctctcccactggggaTTCACACCAACACCCCCTCACTCCTGCCCCACTGGGGCATcgctccaccaccccctcacccctcacccactgGGGATTCACACCAACACCCCCTCACTCCTGCCCCACTGGGGATTCACACCAACACCTGCCCCACTGGGGTATCgatccaccaccccctcacccctcacccactgGGGATTCACACCAACACCCCCTCACTCCTGCCCCACTGGGGATTCACACCAACACCTGCCCCACTGGGGTATCgatccaccaccccctcacccctcacccctctcccactggggaTTCACACCAACACCCCCTCACTCCTGCCCCACTGGGGCATcgctccaccaccccctcacccctcacccactgGGGGCCGCCTTCACCCGtcactctcaccccctccccatggGGGCGTTTCTCCCTCCTTCACTCTTGCTCCGCTGTAACCCCGGGGACGAGTCTTTCCCCTTCactctccctccgtccctccctgtAGGGGGCCGGACCCGaagcccccccccatccccacaccccaccccactccactcaCCCCCACTCATGGCCATTCCGCCGCTGGGCCGCCAACGCCGGAAGTGACCTCACCACCACGTTGGGCCGGTGGGGGGGTGGGACTAAGGGAGCCGCGCCGCCGCCATTGGCCCGGCCTCCCGTCTCCATGACGACGCCGCGGCCTAGTGGCCGGGGAGAAGCCTGTCTGTGGAGGCTGGGGCAGCACGGGTAAAGGTGGCGTGTGTCTGCCTCGGGGGGGAAGGAGGGTGTCCCCGCCGCAGGGAGGTTTCACATGCTCCCCtcggcgctccctccccgcccTGTAGCCACCAAACTCATTGCAGACGGTTCATTGCAAGCTGAGAGCCAGCGCAAGgttgagggagcgccgcactatgggaggggtggtgaggagggagcgccacgctgtgggaggggcggtgctgagggagcgccgcgctgtgggcggggcggtgctgagggagcgcagcagtagcagaggaggtgctgagggagcgccgcgctgtgggcggggcggtgctgagggagcgccgcgctgtgggaggggcggttgAGGGAGCCCAGCggtagcagaggaggtgctgagggagcgccgcactgtgggaggggcggtgttgagggagcgccgcgctgtgggaggggcggttgAGGGAGCCCAGCAGTGGCAGAGgaggtactgtgggaggggcggtgctgagggagcgccgcactgtgggaggggcggtgctgagggagggccgcgctgtgggaggggcggtgctgagggagcgccgcactgtgggaggggcggtgttGAGGGAGCGCCGCAGTGTCAGATGGACAAGCCGGCGCCTCCAGGGCACATTTATAGAAGTTTTACAAATAATCCGATGCAAGTGCTTTAAAGTGGAGCGGGAGATGTTCTGCCTGGAGCCAATGTTTATCTGCCAATCActgtcatgggagcagatgcggtcaTTAtccctgtgtgtgtttgtgggatcttgctgtgcacggaTTTGCTGTCGTCTTCCCTACATTGCTGCTGCAACAACAACGATTAACAAAAAAACTAATTGCCTATAATGCATACTTTAATGCCCAGaggtattaaaataaatgaaattgtttgttagaaaggcagagtattttgaaaatagaacatagaacactacagcacagtacaggcccttcggcccacgatgttgtgctgacattttatcctgctctaaggtctatctaacccttccctcccacataaccctccatttatgGTGAGAGACtaaaaagtgttggtgttcagagggacatgaATGACTGAATGTTGATGTGCAAGCAATGTGGCAGGCAAACAGTATTTGAATACGagaataaagatattttacaGTAGTTATATAGGGTTCTGGTTATTGTATCCATACTTAATGAAAATACTTGCAATAGGAGGAGTGTAACAAAAGTTCGCCAAGTATATACCAGGCTTGGGGGGGTATTTGTTCCTTGAGAGATTAAATAGGGCTGGGCTTATACTctagagtttcaaagaatgaaaggGAGTCTCCTCAAAACATGAAGCTTGGCAGGGTCAATGTTTCCCtcagctggggtgtctagaactgggGGGAGGgtcacaaaataaggggtcagctgcTCAGGActgagtcatcgagttatacagcacggaaacaggcccttcagcctaactcgtccatgctgactaagatggtcccatttgcccatgtttagcccatatccctctaaacctttcctgtacctgtccaaacatcttttttaaagttgttagtgtacctgcctcaatcacttgctctggcagctcattctatatatgtgCTGCCTTTTGtctgaagaagttgctcctctgctcctttttaaatctttcccctctcaccttaaacttatgctctctagtttttgatcccctttccctggaaaaaaagactgcacgttcaccctatccatgccccctcatgattttatacttctctataaggtcacccctcaatctcctatgtccaagaaataaagtcctagcctgcccaacctctcgctgtaactcaggccctcaagtcctggcaacattctcgtaaatcctctttgcactttttccagcttaatgacgtctttcctataatggggtaatCAAAACCGTACATaatactccacgtgtggcctcaccaatgctgcaacctaatgtcccaactcctgtactcaatgccctgactgatgaaggccagtgtgctgggATGAAGAGATTCTCCCCCAAGAGGGGATAATCATTGGGATTCTCTACAAGAGGGGGGTGCAGAGGATCAGTCGTTGAGTATCTTCAAAACAGAAActggtagatttttggatattaagggacatggggttagtgcaggaaagttgtgcaaagtaaaagatcagccatgatcttattgactggcagagcaggtccaaaggggccgaatggcctactcctgtttcacGATATTCTTATGCTTCCAATCGTTACAGACAGAATGCCTTCTCACTACTGCATCTCGCTGGCCAGCGTGCAGAAGGCTCAGACTGCCATAAGTGGCCTTGTCCACCGAACCCCTGTCCTCACCAACTCCACGCTGGACCAGTGGGCTGAGCGGAAGATCTTCCTCAAGTGCGAGCTTTTCCAGAAAACGGGATCGTTTAAGGTAGGACCTCTGTCAGTTATCTCCGCCCACCCTGTTGAAACATGGCCAGCAGTCAAATCAGGATTAAAGTATGGAATTGGCACATGGCCATCGGACACAATGAAGGTCTTAAGTCTCAATGAACTAAGTTTATTCACATTATTACAGGAACCCAGTTAATCAAGTCCCTTCCCACTCATTCCCAGTGTGCACAATCCCAATGgacccatctccttccctttcactCCTACTGTACATGATCCCAGTGGATGATATCCCCTCCCATTCACTCCCATTGGATAATATCCCAATGGACCCAACTCCTTTCTATTCATTCCCACTGTACACAATCCCAGTGCACACTTCTTATACAGTCTCACTGTACATCATTCCAATGAACACTtgtcattcactccctccatacCCAATCTTCACAAACTAAATCGCTTCCCATTCATTCCAACTGTACATAATTCCAATGGACCACAATCCCCACAGACCAAATCCCTTCCCATTCTCCCATCACACCCAATCCCAATGGACCATATCCTTTCCCTTTCACTCCCACTGTATACAATCCCAATGGACCTTGTTGTTCAGTCCCAATGTACATAATCTCAGTGGACTCCGCTTCAACCCCATTGACGAGTTAATGAAAATGATGGCCAGCACacacactgtgggctgaagggcctgcttctatgtaaAAATAACtgagaatgtaagggttaatgttgtCCTGCTGCTGTGGCCTAACTGTGGCATGACTATAGTAGAGATGTCCAGGTGCCTTGTGTAAATCAAAGGAGTAGTTAGTTATGGAGTATCCCTGTCTTTGCGAGCTGTTTGCAATAAGCGGTTATCCTTGgagcctggagctgtctgtgagTTCAGATTGTAGCATGATGAACTGCTGCTGAGTTACAAAGTGCTTAAAGATAACAAAAAGAACGGATAATGAAACAAAGAGTAAATAGttataattaagaaaaaataaatcgTTAGGATAGCTTGGTAAGTGAAACTTAGCAGGTaagcttctttgttttaaatataaaagaGGGACCCTGGAATttgaatctttgagtggggattgGTACAGAGCTAGGGTTACACTGttcactctttctctgtatccctcactcccactagcaaaagaaaaataaagggcttgttgtatgctccttggttctgtttgTGTTTGCTTTATTACAGCAGGGGTGGACTTTCACACCTATGCTATATGACTTCATGGCCCCATGccggaaatctcaaataaaaaaagaaaatgctggaagcactcaggtcaagtagcatctgtggtcAAGGAAATGGTCAGTTTCAGCTTGAAACTCATTATCAAACTGGCGTTAGTGACCTCGTCCATCTTATTTCTGCCTTTGCCGGTTCCATGTTGAGCcacactgaaacattgactctgtcccTCTTTGCactgaggctgcctgacctgctgagtgtttccagatctTGTGTTCTTATTTCTTCCAATTCACAGAATCCTAAAGGATTAAATGCTTCCCTATTTGTCCCCGTTGTATAGAATCCGAGTGATTAAACCCCTTCCCATTTACACCACAGAATTGGCAATTGATAAAACTCTCAATCTTCTCTTGAAACGCAGGGCTCTGACACTGAACAAAGTTTGGAGGTGTAATTAGGAAAGTGAATTCCTTCATGTATTCAATACAGTGGGTAGTATAGCACTATCGCAACAAAAATTCAACAACTTCCATTTTCATGTGGGTTGGAGGCAGTCAGCTAATTCTTGAGGTGAAAGGCTTGTTCTAGATTGTgggtctgtgtgaagaagttgctcctcagctccttaaatctttcctttttaaggtgtcacagctaaagtacagtgcaataaggtgcaaggtcacaacaaggtagattgtgaggtcagagtccatctcatcgtataagggaacagttcaatagtcttatcacagtggggtagaagctgtctttaagtgtggtggtacgtgccctcaggctcctgtaccttctacccaatggaagagaagagagaatgacccggatgggtggggtctttgattatgctggctgcttcaccaagacagcgagaggtaaagacagagtccaaggaagggaggctggtgtccgtgatgctctgggctgtccacaactctctgcagtttcttgcggtcccgggcagagcggttgccgtaccaagccgtgatacatccagataggatgctttctattggtgCATCGAGAGAGGCTGAAgaagttagatctgtattctttggagagaacggagggtgatcttaatgaaacataaaattctgaggggtcacgacagggtaggtgttgagatgttttcagtagtgggagagtctcgaacgaggggacataattacaagattagggggtggtcGTTTAATGCTGAGGTGCATTGGAACAACTTCTCGGGAAGGGTGCCagacctctggaattctcaaccctggaacattgtggaggctggatcactggaggaaTTAGAAAGAAAGttgaatacatttttgaaagatcgggactgagggctgtggggaactggcacagaaaaggtgatgaggcctggggcagatcagacatggtcacattgaatggtgggacaggcttgaggggccaagtggcctcctcctgatcCGATATTCCTGGGTCTTCACAGAAACTAAACACTGtacattctggaaatctgaaataaaatttgttGGAAATTTCAGAACGTTTCTCGTGAAAGATCGTTGACCTGAAAAGCTTCTCACTTCACTGATGTCTGACCTGGCCCaagtctccagcattttcagacaTTATTCCAAACATCCAACaccccaacaaaggtgtttgatcaGGCAAAATATGATACCGAGATGCATCAGGAGATATTAGCACATGTGAAGTTCCGCCAGAAGAGTTTGGTTTTAAGCAATGTCTTAAAGGAGCAGAGAGGGATGAATGGGAATTCATGAGCTTAAGGGGCCCAGGAGTTGAAGaatgcagagatctcagaggctGTAGGGCTGGGGAAGGCTGCAGAGATTGGGAAGAGGGCAAGATCAGGGAGGGATCTGAAAATAAGGATGCAAATTTTAAAGCCAATTCTGgtttttatacaatgagatggactatgacctcacgatctaccttgttgtgacctcgcaccttattgcactgctcattctctgtagctgtgacactttactctgtactgttatagtttttacctgtactacatcaatgcactctgtactaacccaatgtaactgcactgtgtaatgaattgacctgtacgatcggtatgcaaacaagcttttcactgtacctcggtacaagtgacaataataaaccaataccaataccataagcTGACGAAGTCTGTCGTTGCAGATCCGAGGAGCCCTAAACGCAGTGTCCAACCTcggtgagagggggcaggaaggCCTCAAGGCCCGAGCCGTGGTGACCCACAGCAGTGGCAATCACGGACAAGCGCTGGCCCTGGCTGCTCGATTGCAAGGTGCGCAGAGGTGGATGTGTCAGCCCAGACTAACCAGTCCTGTACCCCAGTGATGTACAGTTCAGAAGTAGGCACCAATACTGTACCCCATGTTCTCCAGTGCCACCTGTGCTGGAACTTAGTGCACTGTGAGTGAAAGAGACAGAGTAAATGAGATGAGGGAATGAACTCCCCCATCCCTTTAACTGGCTGCACTGTGGCCGCCCCTTTAACTGGCTGCACTGTCCCTTTTCCTTTATCCCATATAAACCGCGACCGAGCCCCTTCACATCGCTGCACTTTCCCTGCTCTAACTCATGGTGTTTGTTCACCCAGGGTGTGGCTACTTCATTGTGTTACTGTACAGGGTCACTTCAGTACTCAGGGTGGGGGCTGTTGAATCTGCAGGTATGCAGACACTCTTCATTCAGAGCGACTGTCGCACACTGTAATAGTACAATTGCATAGGCATTGGCCCtttgaaggggggagggagggatggggttggggaaagggagggaagggatggggttagggaggggagggagggacggaggttggggaaggggagagatggatggggttagggaggggagggagggatgtgggaagggatgaggggaaggagggtgggggttaggggaggggaaggtggggtttAAGGGAGGGAGGAattaagggaagggaaggagggagggaggggcttggggagggaaggtgggggttaggggagggggagggggttggggagggttaGGGAGGAAGGGGATTAGGGGAGGGGAAgttaggggaagggggagagtttGGAAAGGGGACACTGAGGGTGGTGAGCTCCCTGCCTTGAAGGAGAGCCAGTTCATTGCCTGAATGACCTCAAGCTCCCTTCTCGCTGTGTTTCTAACCAAGTACAACCGTGCTTTAAACTTCCTCAGGAATTGCCTCTTACGTGGTTGTCCCTCAAACGGCCCCAGCCTGCAAGAAGGCTGCCATGCTGGAGTATGGCGCACGCCTCGTGGAGTGTGAGCCCACTGACCAGGTGAGGCATCGCCAGATGAAAGCGTGGATTGAGGAGCGAGAAGGGCCTGGATCGAGTGATGGAGGGTGTGCGGAGGGGAAGGAGTAAGGGAAGCAGGAGGTTGGATAAGTGAGGTGGGGAGCAGAGAGTGAAGGACGAGGTGGAGGCAGGATTGGggagcagggagggtgggagaaaaTAGATCTTACCCCATCTTCCATCCTGGAGAAACTCCCTTGGTTTTCAACCCACATTTCACTGCTTCCCAGGCTAACTCACCTCTCTTGTTCAGGTCCGATGAAGGGTTCCTCATCCAGCGTGccaactgtttcactttccacgcTTGTTGCCCGAGTTTTCCCAGTGCTTTTTTTTGGCATCGAATCACTGTGTCTTTTCGGGGGAAAAAAATTTCTCATCCTTCCCTGGTCATCCACGTCCTCAGCTCTGGCTCTTTACTGTCTTCTGAAATGTCTTGGCAATCTACCGCATTCCCCGCCAGCTCGTGTCGGTGATGAAAGTCAGTGAACGAATAAGAAACAAATGCTCAGTTTTCTTCAAGTCACGACTGTTGCGTTCAGGTGCGAGGATTTCTCGCTGCAGGGAACGATTACACTCAGGGATGTGACTGGTGGTCAATTTACACTTTCTTTCTGTTAGTCTAGAGTGGAAACTGCGTCCAGAACAGTTACAGAGACTCAGGGGATCCTTGTCCACCCCAATCAAGATCCTCTTGTGATTGCAGGGCAGGGCACCATTGGATTGGAGATATTACAGCAGGTAACGTAAAGTGCCCAGAACCCTCAGGAAGGAACTCCGTGGAATGGGGCAACAGGGCAGGAGCGATTAAGTGGTTGTTCCGTGTCCCATACTTAAGCTCTCATtcctttttagaacatagaacgtagaacaattacaggacaattcaggcccttcggcccacaaagctgtgccgaacatgtccctaccctagaaattactacgctgacccatagccctctattttactgagCTCCATATATCTAtcggtctcttgaaagaccctattgtatcagcctccaccaccgtttccggcagcccattccacggactcaccactctctgagtaaaaaacttacccctgacatctcctctatatctgctccccagcatcttaaacctatgtcctcttgtggccaccaattcagccctggggaaaagcctctgactatctaccttatcaatacctctcatcatcttatacgcctCGATCCTTGGACCTCAGTTCCCTTTATCCATCGCTGTCCACAACTAATTGATCATCTGTCACCTCCAATGCAATCCCACCGCCAAACAaatccccaacccccccacctctGCTTGCAGTAATCTGTTCCCTCCCCAACATGCCAATCACCTCACAACAACCcttcctcttcccaccctccctgTAGAAGATgcaacatctttcctttaaccactcccctcccctcaccgtcCAAGTGAAACCTGTGATGGTTTGAGTTTGGTCTACTGTCTCCACCTCTCACAACATGTTCTCTTCCACATTAGAGAGACCAAAGGCCGATTCACCTGTCACTGACTCTCTGTGCGGCTGCCACTTGCCTCTGTTCCAGAGGAGCTCGGTGAGGGTTGAGCTCCTCATCTTCCCATTGAGCCAACGCAGCCTTCTGGAACGAACAGCATTCAACAATGGCTCTGCTATTCCCATTTACGTGACATCTTGATCCACCACTTTTGCCTTGTTCGGCACTCAAACAGCCTCCTACCCCAACACCAGCTTTTCCTTTCGTTCTTTTCTCCGCTTCCAAACTTCCTTTATCTCCAACCTTTCCCCGTCCTGATGAGAAGACCGTCAATCTAAACTGTTAACTCTTTccctgttaactgtttccctcgcTCTGATttgttgagaatttccagcatttccgttttttagttcagatttgcaGTGTCTGCATTGAGAAAGGCATGTAGCAGGGAAAGGCTGTTGGGCATTTTGAGGCTGTTCCGCGATTCAACAcaatcatggagttatacagcagggaaacaggcccttctctttcatgaccaagatgtctatccgagctagtgccacttgcctgtgtttggcccatacccctctaaacctttcctatccctgtacctgtctaaatgtcttttgaatgttataattttctccacctctacagcttcctctgacagctcatttccatatacccaccaccctcggtgtgaaaatgttgccactcaagtctcttttaaatctttcccctctcaccttaaatctatttcctctagttttagacttcccccaCCCTGGGCAAAAGcctatgaccttccaccttatctattcccctatcgattttacaaacctccataaggtcaccccttagcctcctacgctccagggaaagaagtcccagcctctccttgtaagtcatgccctccagtcctagtaacatcctcgtgaattttttctgcaccttttccagcttaatgatgtctttcctatagttgggcgagcagaactgtacacagtactcccaaatGTGGTCTCGCCAACaacttatacagttgcaacatgacgtcccaactcctgtgctcagtgccctgactgatgaaggccaacatgccaaatgcctttttcaccaccctatgtaCCCATAGCCATTggtctgtctgttctacaacactctccagggccctactgtttagtgtgcaagccctgccctgctttaaacttaccaaaatgcaatgcctcGTCCAGCTGAATCCCTTGCCTGTGCCTTCTTCTATTGCCAGCTGTCTCCTGTCTTGCCTTTCTCGTTCTACTGATCATAAACCAAAGCTATGCTGGTTGTCCCCAAACTACCACATCCTATTAGCCagttccccctcctctcttccccctccccaacatcCTCAATGACCtgcaatgcctcaattttaaaattctgatccttCCTTTCAAACGTCTCACCCCCTCCACCCGTCGCCTGTCTCTGCAGCCCCACCTCCCTTGAGATCCCTGAGGTCCTCCACTTTTAGCTGCTTGGCCACCCCGCCAATTTTCATTGCTACACCATTGCTCACCAGCCTTCAGGTGTCTGAGtcccaaattctggaattcccttctttAGCCCATccgtctctccctcctcctcaacACCATCCTCCTCGATTGAGCTTTTGATCACCTggcccataagatataggagcagaattaggccattcggcccatcgagtctgctccaacattcaaccatggctttttttttcaaccccactctcccgccttctccctgtaacccttaacccccttaccaatcaagaacctatcaatctctgccttaaatacacccactgTCTCCTTACTTGGCCTATCCTTGTGAGAAGTGTTCAGCCACAttgaaggtgctatagaaatgcaaacacCTGCTCCAGGTTGTAAATTCAGGGACATTGGATAGAAAAGGTCAAAGTCCATCCACTTGCCACTCTCCAACCCCACTGGTTGTCTGACATGTCAATAATGGAGATGTTGGCTAACCCTTGCAGCCAATCTCCTACGACAGGTCTAGCCACTAGGCGGGGCAAACCCCACCGTTAGTGAGACTTGGGCACCACAGGTCCAGAGGTGCAACTGCTCTCCTGGCATGCCACAGTCCACTGCGTTATATCTCAAATAACTCTGCTGCCGCCCGGTGCTGTTCTGTATTCCTGCTCAGTCTGGTAACTTGGCCCGATTATCACTCGGCGTTAATGGTTTGGTCCCGTGTCAACAGGTCCCAGATGTCCAGGCAGTGGTGGTCCCTGTTGGTGGTGGAGGACTGATATCAGGAATTGCAGTTGCCATCAAGGTAAGATAAGTGAACGAGCAGAAGGGTGAGAGTTAAAtctggtgacagggagaatgctCCATACAGAGAGCATGTGCCAGCAGGTTGTATCCAGTAATGGGGTTGGTGTCATTTCAGTAATGCATGTTTAAGGATGTGTCCAGTGATGGGTGCAGGTTAATTTTTGGTAAAGGAGGAGGTGCTGTATCCATTAAGAGTTACACTTTATATCCAGTAATGGTATGTTATATATTTGGTAATGGGTGTGTGCTACATCCAGTATAAGTGTGTTTTAGATAATAAAGGGGTGTCTATTATATCGAGTAATCAGTATATATTATATCCAGTAATGGTTGCATGTATATTCAGTAACCCATGTGTGCTACATTCAGTAATGGATAGATTTTATCTACAATAATTATTGGTTATTTTATCCAGTAATGGTTGCATgttatatagaaacatagaaaacctacagcacaattcaggcccttcagcccacaaggctgtgccgaacatgtccctaccttagaaattactaggcttacccatagccctctattttgctaagctccatgtacctatccacaagtctcttaaaagaccctgtcgtatccgcctccaccaccgttgccggcagcccattccacgcactcaccactctctgagtaaaaacttaccctgacatctcctctgtacctactccccagcaccttaaacctgtgtcctcttgtggcaaccatttcaaccctggggaaaagcctctgactatccacacgatgaatgcctctcatcatcttatgcacctctatcaggtccccgtCATCTTCAgtcgcttcaaggagaaaaggtcgagttccctcaacctgttctcataaggcatgccctgcaatccaggcagcatccttgtaaatctcttatggcttccacatccttcctgtgtgaggcgaccagaactgaacacagttctccgTGGAGTCTGACCAGGTTCAGTAATGTTCAGTATGTGTGTTATATCCAATAATGGGTGTGTTATCCAAAATAGAGTGCATATTATATCCAGTTCATGTTGCGTCCAATAGTGAGTGTATGTTTTATTTAATACAGGTGGTTCTGCTGTAACGTGATAGTTGAGTTTCTAAGAAATCTTGTGCGGTAGAAATCGTGTTATAAAAACAATTGTGTCAGTGGGGAACAAAGGGGTTGGGAGGATAGTTTCAGGACTTACAgtaacaaagttatttttcccGCAGGCTAAAAGGTGTTTTTTAATAACTATAAGCTTATTCTGTTGCTGGAAACGAAAAATATAAAGGCTGTATGCTGCATTGTTTAATAGAGCATCGTTCCCCAATATCAATGGGAGCGATTGCTGGTCAATTTCCAATGTCCTCCCACAGTGGAACTGGCAGCCCGTGTTCTGATCCCTGGCGGGGAGGCTGCGTG
Coding sequences:
- the srr gene encoding LOW QUALITY PROTEIN: serine racemase (The sequence of the model RefSeq protein was modified relative to this genomic sequence to represent the inferred CDS: deleted 4 bases in 2 codons) encodes the protein MPSHYCISLASVQKAQTAISGLVHRTPVLTNSTLDQWAERKIFLKCELFQKTGSFKIRGALNAVSNLGERGQEGLKARAVVTHSSGNHGQALALAARLQGIASYVVVPQTAPACKKAAMLEYGARLVECEPTDQSRVETASRTVTETQGILVHPNQDPLVIAGQGTIGLEILQQVPDVQAVVVPVGGGGLISGIAVAIKTQHPQVKIYAAEPEAADDCYQSKRSGWSPPTRHPPVTMADAVKTSIGSTTWPIIRDLVDDVFTVSEEEIQRATRLVWERAKLVIEPTAGLGVAVVLSRRFRDLPSSLHNVCVVLCGGNVDLDSPQWLRAPSVAS